Below is a window of Janthinobacterium lividum DNA.
CCCGCCGCCACGCCGCCTGCACCACAGCCTGCCGCTGCGCCCCTGAGCGGCGCGCCGGCCGAGCTCGTGCCTGTGATCGTGGCCGCCGAACCCGAGAAAAAATCGTGGATGACGCGCCTGAAAGCGGGCCTGTCGAAAACCTCGAACACTTTATCCGTGCTGTTCGTCGGCGCGAAGATCGACGACGCCCTGTACGAAGAGCTGGAAGCGGCGCTGCTGATGTCCGACGCCGGCATCGACGCCACGGAATTCCTGCTCACGGAATTGAAGAAAAAGGTCAAGGAAGACAAGCTGCTCGACGCCGCCGCCGTCAAGGCTGCGCTGAAAGTGCTGCTGATCGACCTGCTCTCGCCGCTGGAAAAGCGTTTCGAGCTGGGCCGCCACAAGCCGCTGGTGATGATGATTTCCGGCGTGAATGGCGCCGGCAAGACCACCACCATCGGCAAGCTGGCCAAGCACATGCAGTCGAACAACCAATCGGTGCTGCTGGCTGCGGGCGACACCTTCCGCGCCGCCGCGCGCGAGCAGCTGATGGTCTGGGGCGAGCGCAACAACGTCACCGTCATCTCGCAGGAATCGGGCGATCCGGCCGCCGTGGCCTACGACTCGGTGCAATCGGCGAAAGCGCGCGGCATCGACGTGGTGATGGTCGACACGGCGGGCCGCTTGCCGACGCAGTTGCACCTGATGGAAGAATTGAAGAAAATCAAGCGCGTGATCGGCAAGGGCATGGAGGGCGCGCCGCATGAAACCCTGCTCGTCATCGACGGCAACACGGGCCAGAATGCCTTGACGCAAGTGAAAGCGTTTGACGATGCCCTGCAGTTGAGCGGCCTGGTGATCACCAAGCTGGACGGTACCGCCAAGGGCGGCGTGCTGGCGGCAATTGCCCGCGTACGTCCCGTGCCCGTGTATTTCATCGGCATCGGTGAGAAAATTGAAGACTTGCAGCCTTTCGTGGCTGCCGAATTTGTCGAAGCGCTGCTCGGATAAGCCTATACATGATTGAATTTCAGCACGTCTCCAAGCAATACTCCGCCGACGCCGTGGCGCTCAGCGACATTTCGCTGAGCATTGCCAAAGGCGAGCTGGTCTTTCTGGCGGGCCCGTCCGGCGCCGGCAAATCCACCTTGCTGAAAATGATCGCCGCCATGGAACGCCCCACGTCGGGCAAGCTGATCGTCAATGGCCAGGACATGGCGAAGATCAAGCCGGCCGGCGTGCCGTTTTTGCGCCGTAACATGGGCCTGATCTTCCAGCAGCAAAAATTATTGAACGACCGCTCCATCCTGGCCAACGTCATGCTGCCGCTGCTCGTCGTCGGCGCCCACAAGGCGGCCGCCGAACAGCGCGCGCGCGCCGCGCTCGACAAGGTGGGCCTGCTCGACCGCGCCATGGCGCGTCCGCTATCGCTGTCGGGCGGCGAACAGCAGCGCGTGTCGATCGCGCGCGCCATCGTCAACCGGCCGCAGATCATCCTGGCCGATGAACCGACGGCCAACCTGGACCGCGCCAGCGCCGACAAGGTGCTCGACGCCTTGAAAGCGTTTCATTCGGTGGGCGTGACCTGCCTCATTTCCAGCCATGACGAACAGATGCTCGATGCCGCCGCCCGCGTGATCCACCTGAAAAACGGCCAGCTGGTCGCCATCGACAAGGCCACGCAAGCGCCCGTCTTCGCCCCCCGATCCCGATTTTGCGCCCGCCCCCGGCCCGGACGACGCACAGGGAGAACAGCCATGAGAGGCTGGTTCCGTCAACACCGCTTCGCCCTCGGTTCGGCGCTGATTCATTTGCGCAAGTCGCCGGGCGGCTTTTTATTGAACGTGCTCGTCGTCGCCATCGCCCTGTCGCTGCCGTTCGCCGGCTTGACCATGCTCGACAATGTGCGCCCCATGTCGGAACAGATGTCGGTCGACCCGGAAATCAGCGTCTTCCTGAAGATCGACACGCCACGCGAGCAAGCCGTGGCCCTGGCCAGCGCCATGCGCAAGATCGTCGGCGAGCAAAAGGCGAAGATCGTCTTTATCCCGCGCGAACAGGCGCTGGACTCGCTGAAAAACAAGAACGGCCTGGCCGACGTGCTCAGCACCCTGGGCGACAATCCCCTGCCCGACAGTTATGTGCTGAAACTCGATGCCTTCAGCAGCGCCAGCGAGGCGCAGGACGTCGATGCGGTGGCGGAACAGTTGCGCCACCTGCCAGGCGTGGAATCGGCGCAAGTCGATTCAGCCTGGGTCAAGCGCCTGGCGGCCCTGCTGGGCGTGCTGCGCCTGGTGCTGCTGCTGCTGGCGATCACCTTGGGCGTGGCCGTAATCGCCGTGGTCTTCAATACCATCCGCCTGCAAGTGATGCAGCAGCGCGATGAAATCAGCATCTCGAAACTGATCGGCGCCACCGACACCTTCATCCACCGCCCCTTCTATTACACGGGCGCCCTGCTGGGCCTGTGCGCCGGTGCGCTGGCCCTGGGCGCCGTGGCGCTGGCCTTGCAGCCGCTGAATACGGCGATTGCCGAGTTTGCGCGCCTGTACGCGTCCGAATTCCAGTTGGTGCCGCTGGCGCCGCTGCCGATGGCTGGCTTGCTGGCCGTCAGCGCCGGCCTGGGCCTGATCGGCGCCTTCCTCTGCGTGCAGCGCCACCTGGCGCGCCTGAACTGACCTTCGCTTCCATGGCGGCGCCTGCGGTGCCGCCATGCGCCTCGTCATCCTTATACTGCTGTTGTCTTGATATTAAGCAAGTATTCTTAAGGTTCGCTTCAGCCAGAGGCCGTAGACTAGCTACGTTGTCATGAAGCGGCCTGCAGCGCTGTCAGATCGCTGTTCATACACATTTATCAAGCATTGAATCGCCATAGCATTTAGGCTATCGGGACGATTAAATGTGCTGATTGGCACTCTCAAGCAGAGAGTGCTAATATAGGGACATACCAATAGCAGAACCGCCATGGACGCCAGATGAAGATGGTGCCGCGATCTGCAAAGTGCAAGACCGAATACGCAAAAACGAACAGACAAGCGGACCACGTCGCGTGACGTGGCCAACTGGAACAAAGCAAGACTACGAGGGAGAAAACATGACTATGATGTCCGCAACGTCCGCATTGGTTCCGACCAAAAGTAATGCGCTGGGCCTCGGGTTCACTGGCAATCTGGGCAATATCGACGCCTATATTTCGGCCGTGAACCGCCTGCCCATGTTGACCCACGACGAAGAAATTTCGCTGGCGACACGCCTGCGCGAAAAAAATGACCTGGCCGCCGCGCAAGAATTGGTGCTGTCGCACCTGCGCCTGGTCGTCTCGATTGCCCGCGGCTATCTGGGCTATGGCTTGCCGCACGCCGACCTGATTCAGGAAGGCAATATCGGCTTGATGAAAGCCGTGAAACGTTTCGATCCGGACCAGGGCGTGCGCCTGGTGTCGTACGCCATGCACTGGGTGAAAGCCGAGATGCACGAGTACATCCTGAAAAACTGGCGCCTGGTCAAGGTCGCGACGACGAAGGCGCAGCGCAAGCTGTTCTTCAACCTGCGCAGCCACAAGACGGGCCTGGACGCGATGACGCCGAAGCAGATCGATGCGCTGGCCAAGCTGCTCGACGTGAAACGCGAAGAAGTGATCGAGATGGAAACGCGCTTGAGCGGCCGCGACATTGCGTTGGAATCGCCAACCGACGATGAAGACGACAAGTTTTCGCCGATCGCCTACCTGTCGTCGGAGCAAAGCGAGCCGACCAAGGTGCTGGAAGCAGAACAGGTGACGCGTCTGCAATCGGAAGGCCTGGAAACGGCCTTGGGCAAGCTCGACGCCCGTTCGCGCCGCATCATCGAAGCACGCTGGCTGGCCAACGACGACGGTTCCGGC
It encodes the following:
- the ftsY gene encoding signal recognition particle-docking protein FtsY; the encoded protein is MFSFFKKKPIAPEAAPAEPLVLPAATPPAPQPAAAPLSGAPAELVPVIVAAEPEKKSWMTRLKAGLSKTSNTLSVLFVGAKIDDALYEELEAALLMSDAGIDATEFLLTELKKKVKEDKLLDAAAVKAALKVLLIDLLSPLEKRFELGRHKPLVMMISGVNGAGKTTTIGKLAKHMQSNNQSVLLAAGDTFRAAAREQLMVWGERNNVTVISQESGDPAAVAYDSVQSAKARGIDVVMVDTAGRLPTQLHLMEELKKIKRVIGKGMEGAPHETLLVIDGNTGQNALTQVKAFDDALQLSGLVITKLDGTAKGGVLAAIARVRPVPVYFIGIGEKIEDLQPFVAAEFVEALLG
- the ftsX gene encoding permease-like cell division protein FtsX encodes the protein MRGWFRQHRFALGSALIHLRKSPGGFLLNVLVVAIALSLPFAGLTMLDNVRPMSEQMSVDPEISVFLKIDTPREQAVALASAMRKIVGEQKAKIVFIPREQALDSLKNKNGLADVLSTLGDNPLPDSYVLKLDAFSSASEAQDVDAVAEQLRHLPGVESAQVDSAWVKRLAALLGVLRLVLLLLAITLGVAVIAVVFNTIRLQVMQQRDEISISKLIGATDTFIHRPFYYTGALLGLCAGALALGAVALALQPLNTAIAEFARLYASEFQLVPLAPLPMAGLLAVSAGLGLIGAFLCVQRHLARLN
- the rpoH gene encoding RNA polymerase sigma factor RpoH, coding for MTMMSATSALVPTKSNALGLGFTGNLGNIDAYISAVNRLPMLTHDEEISLATRLREKNDLAAAQELVLSHLRLVVSIARGYLGYGLPHADLIQEGNIGLMKAVKRFDPDQGVRLVSYAMHWVKAEMHEYILKNWRLVKVATTKAQRKLFFNLRSHKTGLDAMTPKQIDALAKLLDVKREEVIEMETRLSGRDIALESPTDDEDDKFSPIAYLSSEQSEPTKVLEAEQVTRLQSEGLETALGKLDARSRRIIEARWLANDDGSGATLHALAEEFGVSAERIRQIEVAALKKMKGALAAYV